In Spinacia oleracea cultivar Varoflay chromosome 5, BTI_SOV_V1, whole genome shotgun sequence, a single window of DNA contains:
- the LOC130461112 gene encoding uncharacterized protein, producing the protein MFLSKYTNIGSFEKLDIETPDIYVKKIVFGCEYYAKVQGQPILMRKDIIAATIINCLPNKFPYLELKEKFKDMHSDNGTPNLAKYGTWDGRWKYDSEILTTVIEAAESGFRDGKIVGSHVGDSVTEEPMGISVNNDLEENDVAVENENVGVEAENPNPTAHEPTIEISSDSDAEFESEQEMASEPNQDEDMGEDANPEEDPDEDPEEEFDDLEI; encoded by the coding sequence atgtttctttccaagtataccaacataggatccttcgagaaacttgatatagaaacccctgatatttacgtgaagaaaattgtgtttggatgtgaatattatgctaaagttcaagggcaacctatcttaatgagaaaggatatcatagcagccactatcattaattgcttacctaacaaatttccatacctagaactcaaggaaaagtttaaagacatgcattctgataatggaactccaaacttggctaagtatggaacttgggatggtagatggaaatatgattcagaaattctgaccaccgttattgaagcggcagaaagtgggtttagagacggtaaaatcgtagggagtcatgttggggattcagttacagaagaacctatgggaattagtgtaaataatgacctagaggaaaatgatgtagctgtggagaatgagaatgtaggtgttgaggcagagaatcctaacccaacggctcatgagccaaccattgagatctctagtgattcggatgcagagttcgaaagtgaacaggagatggcaagtgagcctaatcaagatgaagacatgggtgaagatgcaaaccctgaggaagaccccgatgaagaccctgaagaagagttcgatgatcttgagatctaa